Proteins from a single region of Streptococcus oralis:
- a CDS encoding LicD family protein: MSDLKAIQARSLEMAEYFVAFCKEHDLLCYLCGGGAIGALRNKGFIPWDDDLDFFMPRKDYEKLAELWPRYADERYFLSKSNKDFVDRNLFITIRDKGTTCIKPYQKDLDLPHGLALDVLPLDYYPKNPAERKKQVRWALIYSLFCAQTIPEKHGAVMKWGSRILLGLTPKSLRYRIWKKAEKEMTKYSLAESDGITELCSGPGYMRNKYPIASFEDNLFLPFEGTEMPIPVGYDAYLSTAFGDYMTPPPADKQVPHHDAIIADMDKSYIEYKGEYGA, encoded by the coding sequence ATGAGTGATTTGAAAGCGATTCAGGCTCGTAGTCTGGAAATGGCTGAATATTTCGTCGCATTTTGTAAAGAACATGATTTGTTGTGCTATCTCTGTGGTGGAGGAGCTATTGGCGCCCTTCGTAATAAGGGCTTCATTCCTTGGGATGACGATTTAGACTTTTTCATGCCACGTAAGGACTATGAAAAATTAGCAGAACTATGGCCCCGTTATGCAGATGAGCGTTATTTCTTGTCAAAGAGTAACAAAGATTTTGTAGACCGTAACCTTTTTATTACCATTCGTGACAAGGGAACCACTTGTATCAAGCCTTATCAGAAGGATTTGGATTTGCCACACGGTTTGGCCTTGGATGTTTTACCATTGGATTATTATCCTAAAAATCCAGCTGAGCGTAAGAAACAGGTTCGTTGGGCCTTGATTTATTCACTCTTTTGTGCCCAAACTATCCCAGAGAAGCATGGTGCAGTCATGAAATGGGGAAGTCGCATCTTACTTGGCCTGACTCCAAAATCTCTACGTTATCGCATTTGGAAAAAAGCTGAAAAAGAAATGACCAAGTATAGTCTGGCTGAGAGCGATGGAATTACGGAATTATGCTCAGGTCCTGGCTACATGAGAAACAAATACCCGATTGCATCTTTTGAAGACAATCTTTTCTTGCCATTTGAAGGAACTGAGATGCCCATTCCAGTCGGTTATGATGCCTATCTCAGCACTGCTTTTGGGGACTATATGACACCGCCACCAGCGGACAAGCAAGTACCGCATCATGATGCCATTATAGCAGACATGGACAAGAGCTACATAGAGTACAAGGGAGAATATGGAGCATGA
- a CDS encoding glycosyltransferase family 2 protein produces MMGEKISVIVPVYNVEAYLEKCVESILKQTYTNLEILLVNDGSTDKSGELCNQLAQRDQRIRVIHKENGGLSDARNRGIEEASSDLIGFIDSDDYIDEDMYETLYCQMLESNADLSMCGHYDVYHQIPEKQVAAIQTWELTPQEAIKMVMEAKILSVTAVNKLYKKELFEQLRFEIGKIAEDAFIMIALIHQCRKVVATNEKKYYYVHRENSITTQKFSLKFLNVIEAYEQNANIIRENYPDLTDVATMRLNWAYFYVLDRLLVDADFKDKVLEDRLIAYLKKNTKNILSDSRFTRARKLSFLALCLSRKLYTKILLTQTKR; encoded by the coding sequence ATGATGGGAGAAAAAATAAGCGTTATCGTTCCGGTCTATAATGTAGAAGCCTATCTGGAGAAGTGTGTAGAATCCATTTTAAAACAGACCTATACCAACTTGGAAATTCTCCTTGTCAATGATGGCTCAACAGATAAGAGCGGGGAACTGTGTAATCAACTAGCACAAAGAGATCAACGGATTCGTGTCATTCACAAGGAAAACGGTGGCTTGTCTGATGCTCGAAATAGAGGGATTGAAGAGGCAAGCTCTGATTTGATCGGTTTTATCGATAGTGATGATTACATTGACGAAGATATGTATGAGACCCTTTACTGTCAAATGCTTGAATCCAATGCTGATCTTTCTATGTGTGGACATTATGATGTCTACCACCAAATTCCAGAAAAGCAAGTTGCAGCGATTCAGACTTGGGAATTAACTCCCCAAGAGGCCATTAAAATGGTCATGGAGGCTAAAATCCTCTCGGTCACAGCTGTCAACAAACTTTATAAAAAAGAACTCTTTGAACAACTACGATTTGAAATTGGTAAAATAGCAGAAGATGCCTTTATCATGATTGCCTTGATTCATCAATGTCGCAAGGTTGTTGCAACAAATGAGAAGAAATACTACTATGTTCACCGGGAAAATAGTATCACGACTCAAAAATTCTCCTTGAAATTCTTAAACGTTATTGAAGCTTATGAGCAAAACGCAAATATTATCAGAGAGAATTATCCAGATCTAACAGATGTTGCAACCATGCGTTTAAATTGGGCTTACTTCTATGTATTGGATAGGCTCTTGGTTGATGCAGATTTCAAGGATAAGGTTTTAGAAGACCGTTTGATTGCCTATCTAAAGAAAAATACAAAGAATATTCTTTCGGATAGTCGTTTTACAAGAGCAAGAAAATTGAGTTTCTTAGCTTTGTGCTTGAGTCGAAAATTGTATACGAAAATCTTGCTTACACAAACTAAGCGTTAG
- a CDS encoding LicD family protein yields the protein MISFIEKNYFKINLLFLSVISFYCMAGLIVPLQPISANKFVTLGMTLMGVLLGLYNFFIKKVYLNVRKIEYLILFFLMNILTAALVVKYGFSTNIKNLVVFFIYFFAIYPVFQSFTVKKARALFDVFFSVITVANTIGVLVSIWQFFMLQGYRVFDYKGLLIRQGFVESRLFGILASPNYLSIISLMVVIYLWMRLSIYKPVLKTLAIISILLNFAYIVLSGSRTTYICLVVVALLYALMTTNWTKKIKSLLTVLVTVGLVFVCYNGIKYSSDIYLKAHSAQIQKNQENGKNEDNNLSLERTDTSEENISNNRFAIWQSTASFIPRRPLFGYSGGNWYELGKEYDASAYIIKQHYLTHNGYLELLFYDGITGFIPMAIFMLSFIVSSLKKYKKDLQEGRQDHELITILLMTVVILISNLFLSSTFYGISLQGCILFVISGYYFSILYKKRDGYRKLDEAEIKEVELGVMDYIHNLCQKENINYSLAYGTLLGAVRHKGYIPWDDDIDISLKRDEYDKLYQAILQDNDPVYKVVSWENDARYPYPFYRVYDARTVYDNNYIDNDIDLGICVDVFPFDYYADVNKDMVKLDTYRRLSVYTLYGIHNKNAKLKNIIRYLLVLVFRLTRVKTWNRKMNILSMREKDGDFIDYLMENKRISTKFDKSFLDTTIDSPFEDRVYKIPEAYQPILSAIYGDDFMEIPPLEKRVKHDDFLAYIKEG from the coding sequence ATGATTTCATTTATTGAAAAAAACTATTTTAAAATCAATTTGCTATTTTTATCAGTTATATCTTTTTACTGTATGGCAGGCTTGATTGTCCCACTTCAGCCAATCTCGGCCAATAAATTTGTCACTCTTGGCATGACCCTCATGGGTGTTTTGTTGGGACTTTATAATTTCTTTATCAAAAAAGTCTATCTGAATGTCCGCAAAATTGAGTATTTGATTCTCTTTTTTCTAATGAATATCCTGACAGCTGCCTTAGTTGTCAAGTATGGATTTTCAACTAACATAAAGAATTTAGTTGTCTTTTTCATCTATTTCTTTGCAATCTATCCAGTCTTTCAATCTTTTACTGTGAAAAAAGCACGTGCCCTCTTTGATGTCTTTTTCTCAGTTATCACTGTTGCAAATACTATAGGTGTGCTTGTATCAATTTGGCAATTCTTTATGCTGCAGGGCTACCGCGTATTTGATTACAAGGGGTTATTAATCCGCCAAGGATTTGTAGAGTCTCGTCTATTTGGGATTCTAGCCAGTCCCAACTATCTCTCGATTATTTCTCTGATGGTGGTTATTTACTTGTGGATGCGCTTGTCAATCTACAAACCAGTCCTTAAAACTCTGGCTATCATATCAATTCTACTTAACTTTGCTTATATTGTACTGTCTGGTTCCAGAACAACCTATATCTGTTTGGTTGTCGTTGCCCTTTTATACGCGTTGATGACGACTAACTGGACTAAAAAAATCAAGTCACTTCTTACTGTTCTAGTAACTGTAGGTCTGGTATTTGTCTGTTATAACGGTATCAAATATAGTAGCGATATATATTTGAAAGCTCACTCAGCTCAAATCCAAAAGAACCAAGAAAATGGAAAAAATGAAGACAATAATCTTTCTCTTGAGAGAACAGACACAAGTGAAGAGAATATCTCCAATAACCGTTTTGCCATTTGGCAGTCAACAGCTTCCTTTATCCCTAGACGCCCTCTATTTGGATATTCAGGTGGAAACTGGTATGAGTTAGGTAAAGAATATGATGCTTCAGCCTACATCATCAAACAACATTACCTCACTCACAACGGCTACCTTGAGTTGTTATTCTATGATGGTATCACAGGTTTTATCCCTATGGCCATCTTTATGCTTTCCTTCATTGTTTCAAGTCTCAAGAAATATAAAAAAGACCTTCAAGAAGGTCGCCAAGATCATGAATTGATTACCATTCTCTTGATGACTGTAGTTATTCTCATCTCTAATTTGTTCTTGAGTTCAACCTTCTATGGAATTTCTCTACAGGGTTGTATCTTGTTTGTGATTTCAGGTTACTATTTCTCTATTCTCTATAAAAAAAGAGACGGCTATAGAAAACTAGATGAAGCGGAGATCAAAGAAGTTGAACTAGGTGTCATGGATTATATCCACAACCTCTGTCAAAAAGAGAACATCAACTATTCACTGGCTTATGGAACCTTGCTGGGAGCAGTGAGACACAAGGGTTACATTCCTTGGGATGACGATATTGATATCTCTTTGAAACGCGATGAATACGATAAATTGTATCAAGCTATTTTGCAAGATAATGACCCTGTCTACAAAGTGGTTTCCTGGGAAAATGACGCTCGCTACCCTTACCCATTTTATCGAGTCTATGATGCGCGAACTGTCTATGATAACAACTATATTGACAATGATATTGATTTAGGAATTTGTGTGGACGTTTTCCCATTTGACTATTATGCTGATGTTAACAAGGACATGGTAAAACTGGATACTTACCGTCGTTTATCAGTCTATACCCTTTATGGCATCCATAATAAGAATGCGAAACTCAAGAATATCATCAGATATCTACTTGTGCTTGTATTCCGTTTGACTCGCGTCAAAACTTGGAACCGTAAGATGAACATCCTATCTATGCGAGAAAAAGATGGAGACTTCATTGATTACCTCATGGAGAACAAAAGGATTTCTACGAAATTTGACAAGTCCTTCTTGGATACGACGATTGATAGTCCATTTGAAGATAGAGTTTACAAAATTCCTGAAGCCTATCAGCCAATCCTTTCTGCCATCTACGGAGATGACTTTATGGAAATTCCTCCTCTAGAAAAACGAGTGAAGCATGATGACTTCCTCGCTTATATAAAGGAGGGATAG
- a CDS encoding LicD family protein, translating to MLQWLKRSLASLLGDKKDLVKNLPIIKNLNQKANIDLDSKRSNLLKENFEDILKAIYQSNLKSYDIWLDFGTLLGFYRENDLIPHDLDMDFGIIIPDYEAFLRDEKVLFEKGFVRTKEFYYNDKLVELSYSYKGLNVDFIVYDKKEGSISSDTIFYMTNALGNPTRYEVYNYELPFAALTECSFKEILVKVPENTREYISHLYGEDFEIPNTHYNWKENPIYKQRDASLAKVLLAKSL from the coding sequence GTGTTACAATGGTTAAAAAGAAGTTTAGCCAGTCTCTTAGGAGATAAGAAAGACCTGGTTAAAAACCTACCAATTATCAAAAATTTAAATCAAAAAGCCAATATCGACTTGGATTCAAAGAGAAGCAATTTGCTCAAAGAAAACTTTGAAGATATTCTAAAGGCCATCTATCAATCTAATCTGAAATCCTATGATATCTGGTTAGATTTTGGAACTTTACTTGGTTTCTACAGAGAAAATGATCTGATTCCGCATGATTTAGATATGGACTTTGGGATTATTATCCCAGACTACGAAGCCTTTTTAAGGGATGAGAAAGTTCTTTTTGAGAAAGGCTTTGTCAGAACAAAAGAGTTCTATTACAATGATAAACTTGTAGAATTATCCTATAGTTACAAGGGCCTCAATGTTGATTTTATTGTCTATGATAAAAAAGAGGGGAGTATTTCCTCAGACACTATTTTCTACATGACAAACGCCTTGGGAAATCCTACAAGATATGAAGTCTACAACTATGAATTGCCGTTTGCAGCACTTACTGAATGTAGTTTTAAAGAGATTCTAGTAAAAGTTCCAGAAAATACAAGAGAATACATCAGCCACTTGTATGGGGAGGATTTTGAAATTCCTAATACTCATTACAACTGGAAAGAAAATCCAATTTACAAACAAAGAGATGCTAGCTTGGCTAAGGTCCTTTTGGCGAAATCTCTTTAG
- a CDS encoding MBL fold metallo-hydrolase: MKKKQIKETLVFTSLVLLLVSGLLTPAVQADTSSNRIHFINTKGVSGSDAIILESNGHYALIDMGEDYDFPDGSNPRYPSRVGISRQNDYVLEDRLFRHMKHLGIQKLDFILGTHVHSDHIGSADEVLKRYPVDRFYLKRYSDERITSKWRLWDNLFNYDNAVKTALERGVTLVQDITEKESHFTLGDMDIQLYNYKNEYDSDGKLKRVYDDNSNSLVAVVTVAGKKIYLGGDLDNAEGEEDKLGPEIGKVDMMKWNHHYDAQISNTIPFLDSLSPSMVVHTSAAEANLATTREYLKKHGIEVVHASSQTKDATVFTISKNGFTNVSDSLPNIPTVSETWYKEDGYWKYRLSDDQMAIGWRKINGIYYFFNGQGQMQAGRWLHLNDSREKTDGNWYYLNNNGQMQDTGWFKQDGSWYYITSSGARSYSQLVEIDGQKYLFDKEGKMLTGLQVYNGKKMVFASSGALQSEGKASSWQKIASNWYYYDEDGILTVGKKDIKGTTYYFDKEGIMQTGWVFVDGHWNYFVSSGAMKTGWVKDRETWYYLDKDGIMLTGRQDINGVRYYLNASGAMQTGWKWQDNSWYFYTNSGTMKTGWLKDKESWYYLDPETGIMAVGSKEIDGKNYFFSSSGTMQVGWQRSNDSWHYYATSGALQTGWLKDGDAWYYLEGKEGVMLVGSHQVDGKQYYFSKSGAMQTGWKWFDNHYRYFESNGAMKTGWIKDKGVWYYLNPEDGIMLVGLHKVNGDHYYFDESGVMQTGWKQLDGNWYYFQADGSLLKNATTPDGYKVNEEGIWKQAVAAVDSEAVKPEQKQEADSSIVEQPKQDSNLEANASEKKEKE, translated from the coding sequence ATGAAAAAGAAACAGATAAAAGAAACCCTTGTATTTACTTCCCTAGTCTTATTGCTTGTCTCTGGACTACTTACACCAGCGGTTCAGGCAGATACTTCAAGCAACCGAATCCATTTTATCAATACCAAAGGAGTATCAGGAAGTGATGCTATTATTCTAGAAAGTAATGGTCATTATGCCTTGATTGACATGGGCGAAGACTATGATTTTCCAGATGGCAGTAATCCGCGTTATCCAAGTCGTGTAGGAATTAGCAGACAGAACGATTATGTATTAGAAGATCGTCTCTTCCGTCACATGAAACACCTTGGGATTCAAAAGTTAGATTTTATTCTAGGAACCCATGTCCATAGTGACCATATTGGATCTGCGGATGAAGTTCTTAAACGTTATCCTGTAGACAGATTTTATCTGAAGAGATACTCCGATGAGCGCATCACATCAAAATGGCGATTGTGGGACAATCTTTTTAATTATGACAATGCTGTCAAGACGGCTCTAGAGCGCGGTGTAACTCTTGTGCAAGACATCACTGAGAAGGAAAGTCACTTCACTCTAGGTGATATGGATATTCAGCTTTATAACTATAAAAACGAATATGACAGTGACGGTAAACTCAAGAGAGTCTATGATGATAATTCCAATTCCCTTGTGGCGGTAGTAACTGTGGCGGGGAAAAAGATTTATCTGGGTGGTGACTTGGATAATGCTGAGGGGGAAGAGGACAAGTTGGGTCCTGAGATTGGAAAAGTTGATATGATGAAATGGAACCATCATTATGATGCCCAAATTTCAAACACGATTCCTTTCTTAGATTCCCTATCCCCTAGTATGGTGGTTCATACATCCGCAGCAGAAGCCAATCTTGCCACAACCAGAGAATATCTTAAGAAGCATGGTATTGAAGTAGTTCATGCTTCTAGCCAGACCAAGGATGCAACAGTCTTTACAATTAGTAAAAATGGTTTTACAAACGTGTCTGATTCTCTACCTAATATCCCCACTGTTAGTGAAACATGGTATAAAGAAGATGGTTACTGGAAGTATCGCTTGTCTGATGATCAGATGGCAATCGGTTGGCGCAAAATAAATGGTATTTACTATTTCTTTAATGGTCAAGGACAAATGCAGGCAGGTAGATGGCTTCATTTGAACGACTCTCGTGAAAAAACAGATGGTAACTGGTATTATTTGAACAACAATGGACAAATGCAAGATACTGGATGGTTTAAGCAAGATGGTAGTTGGTATTATATCACATCAAGTGGAGCAAGAAGTTACAGTCAGTTAGTTGAAATTGATGGTCAGAAATATCTATTTGACAAAGAAGGTAAGATGCTGACAGGTCTTCAGGTTTATAATGGTAAGAAGATGGTCTTTGCTAGTAGTGGTGCCCTGCAGTCAGAAGGAAAAGCATCGTCTTGGCAAAAAATTGCTTCAAATTGGTACTATTATGATGAGGATGGTATTCTAACTGTTGGTAAAAAAGACATCAAGGGCACAACTTATTACTTTGACAAAGAAGGTATCATGCAAACTGGCTGGGTCTTTGTTGATGGTCACTGGAACTATTTTGTAAGTTCTGGAGCTATGAAAACCGGCTGGGTTAAGGATCGGGAAACATGGTATTATCTGGATAAAGATGGCATCATGTTAACTGGCAGACAAGATATAAATGGTGTTCGTTACTATTTGAATGCTAGTGGTGCCATGCAGACTGGCTGGAAGTGGCAAGACAATAGCTGGTACTTCTATACGAACTCAGGTACTATGAAAACTGGTTGGTTGAAAGATAAAGAATCATGGTATTATTTGGATCCAGAAACAGGTATCATGGCTGTAGGATCTAAAGAAATTGACGGTAAGAACTATTTCTTCAGCTCTTCAGGTACTATGCAAGTTGGATGGCAGAGGTCAAATGATTCTTGGCATTATTACGCTACATCTGGTGCACTCCAAACTGGTTGGTTGAAAGATGGTGATGCCTGGTATTATCTTGAAGGTAAGGAAGGCGTTATGTTAGTTGGCTCCCATCAAGTAGATGGTAAGCAATATTACTTTAGCAAATCTGGAGCCATGCAAACTGGCTGGAAATGGTTTGATAATCATTACCGTTACTTTGAATCAAATGGAGCTATGAAAACTGGTTGGATAAAAGACAAAGGTGTCTGGTATTATCTAAATCCTGAAGATGGCATCATGTTGGTTGGCCTTCATAAAGTAAATGGTGATCATTATTACTTTGATGAATCAGGAGTTATGCAAACGGGTTGGAAACAGCTTGATGGTAATTGGTACTATTTCCAAGCTGATGGTTCATTGTTGAAGAACGCAACAACACCTGATGGTTACAAAGTAAACGAAGAAGGTATCTGGAAACAGGCTGTTGCTGCTGTAGATAGCGAGGCAGTCAAGCCAGAACAGAAACAAGAAGCTGATTCCTCTATTGTTGAACAACCTAAACAAGATTCAAATCTAGAAGCCAACGCTTCTGAAAAGAAAGAAAAAGAATAA
- a CDS encoding oligosaccharide flippase family protein: MKNIKVNALASLLVNILNIVFPLITNPYLTRILSKSNYGYFNTANTWASFVIPLAAFGIYNYGIRAISKVKDDKNKINYVFSKLFYISVFTSLLTTGIYFLIIFFDTSIENLKVLYYILGAQALFQFLNIEWMNEAYENYAFILYKTLIIRIAMLVAIFTFVKTADDIVPYAIVMTATTIFNYLLSFLWIKREVSFVKIGLVELIKASKPLLTMLLLANANMLYTLLDRMFITKGPDENYISYYTIASSIVMLIASVLSGAINVSIPRLGYYLGKKDYDSYKNLLNQGAALFYFLIIPTSIGIIVLGNYAAVIYSSEKYLEAGIVTSVFAFRTIIWAIELILGKQIIFINDHENRLTAFYFLGGGANILLNSILYFNNIFAPEYYIATTILAETIVVLLEIRFIQKHQLIDLKEIFATLTRYTIVSLGFIPIYFAFKFLFQINSYTVNFNMILMVLSTVATCGIYYLLTLFITKDKTLHYALNLVLAKLKRN, translated from the coding sequence ATGAAAAATATAAAAGTAAATGCCTTGGCCAGCTTGCTGGTCAATATTCTCAATATCGTTTTTCCACTGATAACCAATCCTTATCTGACGCGGATTCTCAGCAAATCCAATTACGGTTATTTCAATACAGCCAATACCTGGGCAAGTTTCGTTATTCCACTAGCTGCCTTTGGAATATACAACTACGGGATTCGAGCTATCAGTAAGGTCAAGGATGACAAGAATAAAATCAACTACGTCTTTTCTAAGTTGTTTTATATCTCGGTTTTCACCTCTCTCCTGACGACAGGTATCTACTTCCTCATTATCTTCTTTGACACCAGCATTGAGAATCTGAAAGTTCTGTACTACATCCTAGGGGCCCAAGCACTCTTCCAATTTCTCAATATCGAATGGATGAACGAGGCTTATGAAAATTATGCCTTCATCCTCTATAAGACATTGATCATCCGGATTGCCATGCTGGTCGCTATCTTCACCTTTGTTAAAACGGCAGATGATATCGTTCCTTATGCTATCGTTATGACAGCAACCACTATCTTCAACTACCTGCTCAGTTTTCTTTGGATCAAGAGGGAAGTTTCATTTGTCAAAATTGGACTTGTTGAATTAATCAAAGCATCTAAACCGCTCTTGACTATGCTTCTCTTAGCGAACGCTAACATGCTCTATACCTTGCTTGATAGAATGTTTATCACCAAGGGACCAGATGAAAACTACATTTCTTATTACACTATTGCTTCTAGCATCGTTATGTTGATTGCCAGTGTCTTAAGTGGAGCTATCAACGTCAGCATTCCACGACTCGGCTACTATCTCGGTAAGAAAGACTACGATTCTTATAAAAATCTTCTGAATCAAGGAGCTGCTCTCTTTTACTTCCTCATCATTCCAACTAGTATTGGGATTATAGTATTAGGAAACTACGCAGCAGTTATCTACTCTTCTGAAAAATACCTCGAAGCTGGTATTGTGACTAGTGTCTTCGCCTTCCGTACCATCATCTGGGCCATTGAGTTAATCCTTGGTAAACAAATTATCTTTATCAATGACCACGAAAATCGTTTGACTGCCTTTTACTTCCTTGGTGGTGGCGCCAATATACTATTAAATAGCATCTTGTATTTCAATAATATTTTTGCACCTGAGTACTATATCGCTACAACTATTCTTGCAGAGACTATCGTCGTTCTCCTGGAAATACGCTTTATCCAGAAACACCAACTGATTGATTTGAAAGAAATCTTTGCTACTCTGACACGTTACACTATTGTATCCCTTGGATTCATCCCTATCTATTTTGCGTTTAAATTTCTTTTCCAAATCAACTCTTATACGGTCAACTTCAATATGATTCTCATGGTTCTGTCTACCGTAGCAACTTGTGGTATCTATTACCTCTTGACCCTCTTTATCACCAAAGACAAAACACTCCACTATGCACTGAACCTTGTACTTGCTAAATTAAAACGAAATTAA
- the mecA gene encoding adaptor protein MecA: MKMKQISDTTLKITMTLDDLMDRGMEIADFLVPQEKTEEFFYAILDELEMPDNFLDSGMLSFRVTPKPDKVDVFVTKSKIDQNLDFEDLADLPDMEELAQMSPDEFLKTLEKSIADKTKDDIEAIQSLEQVEAKEEEQEQADKETESKKEPYIYYILRFASLADLVAFAKTVNYQMETSELYKMNGHYYLTILVDVENHPSPYPAWLLARMREFADDSDISRSVLQEYGQILINHDAVLGLQKIRS, translated from the coding sequence ATGAAGATGAAACAAATTAGTGATACAACACTGAAAATCACGATGACTTTAGATGATTTGATGGATCGGGGAATGGAGATTGCAGACTTTCTCGTCCCTCAGGAGAAAACCGAAGAGTTTTTCTATGCTATTTTAGATGAGTTAGAGATGCCAGACAATTTCTTGGATAGTGGCATGCTGAGTTTCCGCGTGACGCCAAAACCTGATAAGGTGGACGTCTTTGTGACCAAATCCAAGATTGACCAAAATCTGGATTTTGAAGATTTGGCGGATCTACCAGACATGGAAGAATTAGCCCAAATGTCGCCGGATGAATTTCTCAAAACCTTGGAAAAGAGCATTGCAGATAAGACCAAGGACGATATTGAGGCCATCCAATCTCTAGAGCAGGTCGAAGCAAAGGAAGAAGAGCAAGAGCAGGCAGACAAGGAGACTGAGAGTAAGAAAGAACCTTATATATACTATATCCTGCGCTTTGCAAGCCTTGCTGACTTGGTTGCTTTTGCAAAGACGGTTAACTACCAGATGGAAACATCTGAACTCTATAAGATGAATGGGCACTACTATTTGACAATCTTAGTCGATGTGGAAAATCATCCAAGTCCATATCCGGCTTGGCTCTTGGCTCGTATGCGTGAGTTTGCAGACGACAGTGACATCAGCCGTTCAGTCTTGCAAGAGTATGGGCAAATATTGATTAACCATGACGCAGTTCTCGGCCTGCAAAAGATTCGCTCATAA
- a CDS encoding homoserine dehydrogenase yields MTVKIALLGFGTVASGVPFLLKENGEKIVQSAHSEIEVAKVLVKDEDEKNRLLAAGNDFNFVTNVDDILADKDVTIVVELMGRIEPAKTFITRALQAGKHVVTANKDLLAVHGAELLEIAKEHNVALYYEAAVAGGIPILRTLANSLASDKITRVLGVVNGTSNFMMTKMVEEGWSYDDALAEAQRLGFAESDPTNDVDGIDAAYKMVILSQFAFGMKVAFDDVAHKGIRNITPEDVAVAQDLGYVVKLVGSIEETPSGIAAEVTPTFLPKSHPLASVNGVMNAVFVESIGIGESMYYGPGAGQKPTATSVVADIVRIVRRLNDGTIGKDFNEYSRDLVLANPEDVKANYYFSILAPDSKGQVLKLAEIFNAQDISFKQILQDGKEGDKARVVIITHKINKAQLENVSAELAKASEFDLLNTFKVLGE; encoded by the coding sequence ATGACAGTTAAAATTGCTTTACTTGGATTTGGTACCGTTGCAAGTGGTGTGCCATTCCTCCTAAAGGAAAATGGAGAAAAAATCGTTCAGTCAGCTCATTCAGAGATTGAAGTAGCCAAGGTATTGGTCAAGGATGAAGATGAAAAGAACCGCTTGCTTGCAGCAGGAAATGACTTTAACTTTGTGACCAATGTAGATGATATTTTAGCAGACAAAGATGTTACCATTGTAGTGGAATTGATGGGACGTATCGAACCTGCTAAGACCTTTATCACTCGTGCTTTGCAAGCTGGAAAACACGTTGTTACTGCAAACAAGGACCTTTTGGCTGTCCATGGTGCAGAATTGTTAGAAATCGCTAAAGAGCATAATGTAGCACTTTATTACGAAGCAGCAGTAGCTGGTGGGATTCCAATTCTTCGTACTTTGGCAAATTCATTGGCTTCTGACAAAATCACGCGCGTGCTTGGTGTCGTAAACGGAACTTCTAACTTTATGATGACCAAAATGGTCGAAGAAGGCTGGTCGTATGATGATGCTTTGGCTGAAGCGCAAAGACTTGGTTTTGCAGAAAGCGACCCTACAAATGACGTGGATGGGATTGACGCAGCCTACAAGATGGTGATTTTGAGCCAATTTGCTTTTGGGATGAAGGTTGCCTTTGACGATGTAGCCCACAAGGGAATCCGCAATATTACGCCAGAAGACGTAGCTGTAGCCCAAGACCTGGGCTATGTAGTGAAATTGGTTGGTTCTATCGAGGAAACTCCTTCAGGTATTGCTGCAGAAGTGACTCCAACCTTCCTTCCTAAATCGCACCCACTTGCTAGTGTGAATGGCGTAATGAACGCTGTCTTTGTAGAATCTATCGGCATCGGTGAGTCTATGTACTACGGACCAGGTGCTGGTCAAAAACCAACTGCAACAAGTGTTGTGGCGGACATTGTCCGTATCGTTCGTCGCTTGAATGATGGTACCATTGGTAAAGACTTCAACGAATATAGCCGTGACTTGGTCTTGGCTAATCCAGAAGATGTCAAAGCTAATTACTACTTCTCAATCTTGGCACCAGACTCAAAAGGTCAGGTCTTGAAACTAGCTGAAATCTTTAATGCTCAAGATATTTCCTTCAAGCAAATCCTACAAGATGGCAAAGAGGGTGATAAGGCGCGTGTAGTGATTATTACTCATAAGATCAATAAAGCACAACTTGAGAATGTTTCAGCTGAGTTGGCAAAAGCTTCAGAATTTGACCTCTTGAATACCTTCAAGGTGTTAGGAGAATAG